A window of the Arthrobacter sp. Marseille-P9274 genome harbors these coding sequences:
- the menE gene encoding o-succinylbenzoate--CoA ligase yields MHNQGVGTWIHRRRRKFADKVALVSSGAELSYADFASRVDRLANAFADRGVAKGDRVAYLGENHAAFLETFFACGTLGAIFVPLNTRLAPPEIQFALEDSGSRILVNARSLDGLAVGGARDTGVERRIVVEDAAAQGAPEDGAGAAVELFEDVIASGADTHLDLEVALDDPAMILYTSGTTGRPKGALLTHANMTWNSFNVLVDFDLSSKDVSLMIAPMFHVASLGMGVLPSLLKGATVILEPRFDPGRTLHLVERYKVTTLSGVPTTFQLICEHPAWDTTDVSSLNKLTCGGSAVPMRVLEAYEARGLSFTNGYGMTETAPGTTTLASDKSREKAGSAGLPHFFTDVRIVDPLGGPAGPGEVGEIQIQGPNVIKEYWQRPDATADSYADGDWFRSGDMGYVDDEGYLFISDRLKDMIISGGENIYPAEVEQVIVELEAVSSVAVIGVPDEKWGEVPRAIVTLRDGFQLTGDDVINHLSGRVARYKIPKSVVIVDDLPRTASGKIRKADLRKQYSG; encoded by the coding sequence ATGCACAACCAAGGGGTCGGGACGTGGATCCACCGCAGGCGGAGGAAGTTCGCCGATAAGGTGGCGCTCGTCAGCAGCGGGGCCGAGTTGAGCTACGCGGACTTCGCCAGCCGCGTGGATCGCCTGGCTAATGCTTTCGCGGACCGCGGCGTTGCCAAGGGCGACCGGGTCGCCTACCTTGGCGAAAACCATGCGGCCTTCCTAGAGACGTTCTTCGCCTGCGGCACCCTAGGCGCCATTTTTGTTCCGCTGAACACCCGGCTGGCGCCGCCCGAGATCCAGTTCGCGCTGGAGGATTCGGGCAGCCGGATCCTGGTCAACGCGCGCAGCCTTGACGGGCTGGCCGTCGGCGGGGCCCGGGATACCGGGGTGGAGCGCCGCATCGTCGTGGAGGACGCCGCGGCGCAAGGCGCGCCGGAAGACGGGGCGGGCGCCGCCGTCGAACTCTTCGAAGACGTCATCGCCTCCGGAGCCGACACGCACCTTGACCTTGAGGTGGCGCTCGATGATCCGGCCATGATCCTCTACACGTCCGGGACCACGGGCCGCCCGAAGGGGGCCCTGCTGACCCACGCGAACATGACGTGGAACAGCTTCAACGTGCTGGTGGACTTCGATCTGTCCAGCAAGGATGTGTCGCTGATGATTGCGCCAATGTTCCACGTGGCCTCGCTGGGCATGGGAGTGCTGCCGTCGCTGCTCAAGGGCGCCACCGTCATCCTGGAGCCGCGCTTCGATCCGGGGCGGACGCTGCACTTGGTGGAGCGGTACAAGGTGACCACCCTGAGCGGCGTGCCGACGACGTTCCAGCTGATCTGTGAACATCCGGCGTGGGATACCACCGATGTCAGTTCGCTCAACAAGCTGACGTGCGGCGGCTCCGCGGTTCCGATGCGCGTGCTGGAGGCCTATGAGGCGCGTGGTTTGTCCTTCACCAACGGGTACGGAATGACCGAGACCGCGCCGGGCACCACCACGCTCGCGTCGGACAAGTCGCGGGAGAAGGCCGGTTCCGCCGGCCTGCCGCACTTCTTCACCGACGTCCGGATCGTGGACCCGCTGGGCGGGCCGGCCGGTCCGGGTGAGGTGGGGGAGATCCAGATCCAGGGCCCCAACGTCATCAAGGAATACTGGCAGCGTCCTGATGCCACGGCGGACAGCTACGCCGACGGCGACTGGTTCCGGTCCGGGGACATGGGCTATGTCGACGACGAGGGCTACCTCTTCATCTCGGACCGGTTGAAGGACATGATCATCTCCGGCGGTGAAAACATCTATCCGGCCGAGGTTGAGCAGGTCATCGTGGAGCTCGAGGCGGTGAGCAGCGTCGCGGTGATCGGTGTTCCGGACGAGAAGTGGGGAGAGGTCCCGCGGGCAATCGTCACCCTTCGGGACGGCTTCCAGCTCACGGGCGACGACGTCATCAACCACCTCTCGGGACGGGTTGCGCGGTACAAGATCCCCAAGAGCGTGGTGATCGTGGATGACCTGCCGCGCACGGCGAGCGGCAAGATCCGCAAGGCGGACCTGCGGAAGCAGTACTCGGGCTAG
- a CDS encoding phosphate/phosphite/phosphonate ABC transporter substrate-binding protein, translating to MHKIFKAVATLTAAGLLLTACGASPNARTNSANAEGEAPDSLVFAVVPTDDSKELENSFKPIVEAIEKETGLPTSIEAVSSNAGVIEAQVAQRVDVATYGAFSYYLAKDVADVTPVAMDQRTPESGSGAVQSLGVVPSGSDIGQLADVKGKDVCFTDPASSTGYLAAAAGMMEAGIDPEKDINPIFAGSHDVAVTQMLAGDCDVAFVAATFITDLLPARGILQDGDVETVWTSPDIPGTPLVVGNWLPEELRTKITEAVFKYDAVTGAEAGLCPDNQREAPEAWGDEYAGQMACEWGGTGAFAFEPASEADFDSIREICETTQAEVCRNE from the coding sequence ATGCACAAGATCTTCAAAGCCGTCGCGACTTTGACCGCGGCCGGACTCCTGCTCACTGCTTGCGGCGCCAGCCCCAATGCGCGCACTAATTCGGCGAATGCCGAAGGTGAGGCCCCCGATTCCCTCGTCTTTGCGGTTGTTCCGACCGACGACAGCAAAGAGCTGGAGAACAGCTTCAAGCCGATTGTGGAGGCGATCGAGAAGGAAACCGGGCTCCCGACGAGCATCGAGGCGGTGAGCAGCAACGCGGGCGTGATCGAGGCCCAGGTGGCCCAGCGGGTAGACGTCGCGACCTACGGCGCATTCTCCTACTACCTGGCCAAGGACGTCGCGGACGTCACTCCGGTTGCCATGGACCAGCGCACACCGGAATCCGGCTCGGGCGCCGTGCAATCCCTCGGCGTCGTTCCTTCCGGTTCGGATATCGGCCAGCTGGCGGATGTGAAGGGCAAGGACGTGTGCTTCACCGACCCGGCTTCCAGCACCGGTTACCTGGCCGCGGCGGCGGGCATGATGGAAGCCGGCATCGACCCGGAGAAGGACATCAACCCGATCTTCGCAGGATCGCATGATGTTGCGGTGACCCAGATGCTCGCCGGCGACTGCGACGTAGCCTTCGTGGCGGCCACCTTCATCACGGACTTGCTGCCGGCCCGCGGCATCCTCCAGGACGGCGATGTGGAGACCGTCTGGACGTCCCCGGACATTCCTGGCACACCGCTCGTCGTCGGCAACTGGTTGCCCGAGGAACTGCGCACCAAGATCACCGAGGCCGTTTTCAAGTACGACGCCGTCACCGGGGCCGAAGCGGGTCTCTGCCCGGACAACCAGCGCGAGGCGCCCGAGGCCTGGGGCGACGAGTACGCGGGCCAGATGGCCTGCGAGTGGGGCGGCACCGGCGCTTTCGCCTTCGAGCCTGCTTCCGAGGCCGATTTCGACTCGATCCGCGAAATCTGCGAAACCACCCAGGCCGAAGTCTGCCGCAACGAGTAG
- the phnC gene encoding phosphonate ABC transporter ATP-binding protein, translating into MTAATRRPHITEAQAAAPAAGAADIAPPSLLLQGLGMSFGGKQVLGNVNLEVRPGQFLALVGPSGAGKSTLLRLINGSHRPTAGSVSVLGADPATCSRRDLQKLRTRVGFVFQQFGLVGRLSALENVLMGTLGSLTMPRYGISTYPKALRERAVANLERVGLVNERFQRCDTLSGGQQQRVAIARTLMQEAEIVLADEPVASLDPSASLSVLTTLKKLSAEDGFTVVCSLHQVDLALQISDRIVAVRGGSLIMDTPTEATSEEAIRAIYQQAGDQP; encoded by the coding sequence ATGACCGCCGCCACCCGCCGCCCACACATCACCGAAGCCCAGGCCGCCGCACCCGCCGCCGGCGCTGCGGACATAGCACCGCCCAGCTTGCTCCTCCAAGGACTCGGCATGAGCTTTGGCGGAAAACAAGTGCTTGGCAACGTCAATCTCGAGGTCCGCCCCGGACAGTTCCTGGCCCTCGTCGGCCCCTCGGGTGCAGGCAAATCCACGCTGCTGCGCCTCATCAACGGCAGCCACCGCCCTACCGCGGGCTCTGTCTCCGTGCTGGGTGCCGATCCTGCTACCTGCAGCCGGAGGGATCTCCAGAAGCTGCGCACCCGGGTGGGCTTCGTCTTCCAGCAGTTCGGCCTCGTCGGGCGCCTCAGTGCCCTAGAGAACGTGCTCATGGGGACCTTGGGATCCCTGACGATGCCGCGCTACGGCATTTCTACGTACCCGAAGGCCCTCCGGGAAAGGGCCGTGGCGAACCTGGAGCGTGTGGGGCTAGTCAACGAGCGGTTCCAGCGCTGCGATACGCTCTCCGGCGGCCAACAGCAACGCGTGGCCATCGCGCGAACGCTCATGCAGGAAGCCGAGATCGTGCTTGCGGACGAACCTGTGGCGTCCTTGGACCCCAGCGCCAGCCTGTCGGTGCTCACTACTCTGAAGAAGCTCAGCGCCGAAGATGGCTTCACCGTGGTCTGTTCCCTGCACCAGGTGGACCTGGCCCTGCAGATCTCGGACCGGATCGTTGCGGTCCGTGGCGGCTCGCTCATTATGGACACCCCCACCGAAGCAACGTCGGAAGAGGCCATCCGGGCGATTTACCAGCAGGCGGGGGATCAACCGTGA
- the phnE gene encoding phosphonate ABC transporter, permease protein PhnE, translating into MSSTMQDNPAEARPLRGGSADGEIVTVTTGPSAHRTGKWAGVSAATLGIPLAYLAITAFGTWWIDIRPSALAAGVGDIARLLERMLPPTTGPLPDLLALALETLWIAIAGTAMATLASVFLAAAASRRYTGPRAVQWLARAIIIVTRAVPSLIFAILFVRIFGLGPLAGGLAIAFHSVGMIGKMMADSFEEQDPAPREAIASVGATQLQNFVSTTLTRALPALASLVLYRLDINIRASAVLGLVGAGGIGVALQTAIGSLNYQRAAGIIAVIVAMLLVLELVSYVVQRAVAEHADEHTQSQLHRAGTHPATPGWDRARALRTGGAVAAALLFVYSLSQLSLNPARLDQAWENALALLSGFVPPVFTAEVALGIFESVIMALTATSFGVVLGLAIAVLSTRHLVRFEPLSLALRGIVVVLRGIPDIIYALVFVAALGLGPFAGFLALSLSCTALASKFFTDSLQNVDPAPLRALEATGASRLQVFVSGVWPQFVPSFIGNSLFTSDLALRESAVLGIVGAGGIGFLLDESVATLHYQQTAGILIGLIVVVVALESVARWARRKVI; encoded by the coding sequence GTGAGCAGCACGATGCAGGACAATCCCGCCGAGGCGCGGCCGCTGCGGGGCGGAAGCGCCGACGGGGAAATCGTCACGGTGACGACCGGACCGTCCGCACACCGGACCGGCAAGTGGGCGGGCGTCTCGGCCGCAACGCTGGGCATCCCTCTTGCCTACCTGGCGATCACCGCCTTCGGTACCTGGTGGATCGACATCCGACCATCGGCTCTGGCCGCGGGCGTGGGCGACATCGCACGGCTCCTCGAGCGAATGCTTCCGCCCACCACGGGTCCGCTCCCGGACCTGTTGGCGCTGGCGTTGGAGACCCTCTGGATCGCCATCGCAGGTACGGCCATGGCGACTCTCGCTTCCGTGTTCCTGGCCGCGGCCGCCTCACGCCGCTACACCGGGCCCAGGGCAGTCCAGTGGCTCGCCCGCGCGATCATCATCGTGACCCGCGCCGTCCCGTCACTGATCTTCGCCATCCTCTTCGTCCGGATTTTCGGCCTGGGTCCGCTCGCGGGCGGCCTGGCTATCGCCTTCCACTCCGTCGGCATGATCGGCAAGATGATGGCGGACAGCTTCGAGGAGCAGGATCCTGCCCCGCGTGAGGCGATTGCCTCCGTCGGTGCCACCCAGTTGCAGAACTTCGTCTCGACGACCCTGACCCGCGCCCTGCCCGCGCTGGCGTCGCTGGTGCTCTACCGGCTGGACATCAACATCCGCGCCTCGGCGGTACTGGGGCTCGTGGGCGCAGGCGGGATCGGCGTAGCCCTCCAAACGGCCATCGGCTCGTTGAACTATCAGCGGGCGGCGGGCATCATCGCCGTGATCGTGGCCATGCTCCTGGTCCTGGAGCTGGTCTCCTACGTGGTGCAGCGTGCCGTTGCCGAACACGCGGACGAGCATACACAGTCGCAGCTGCACCGGGCAGGCACCCACCCTGCCACGCCAGGCTGGGACCGCGCCCGCGCACTGAGGACCGGCGGTGCCGTGGCGGCCGCCCTGCTCTTTGTCTACTCGCTGAGCCAACTCTCCCTCAACCCGGCACGGCTTGACCAGGCGTGGGAGAACGCGCTGGCCCTGCTCTCCGGCTTCGTGCCGCCGGTCTTCACCGCGGAAGTCGCCCTGGGTATCTTCGAGAGCGTCATCATGGCCCTCACGGCCACGTCCTTCGGCGTGGTCCTGGGACTCGCGATTGCGGTGCTGTCCACCCGCCACCTCGTTCGTTTCGAGCCCCTTTCCCTGGCCCTGCGAGGCATCGTCGTAGTCCTGCGGGGGATCCCCGACATCATCTACGCCCTCGTTTTCGTCGCAGCCCTGGGCCTCGGTCCCTTTGCTGGTTTCCTGGCCTTGTCCCTCTCCTGCACCGCGCTGGCCTCCAAGTTCTTCACCGATTCGCTGCAGAATGTCGACCCCGCTCCCCTGCGCGCCCTCGAAGCAACCGGGGCCAGCCGGCTGCAGGTATTCGTTAGCGGGGTGTGGCCGCAGTTCGTGCCCAGCTTCATTGGGAACAGCCTGTTCACATCTGACCTGGCCCTACGCGAATCCGCTGTGCTGGGCATCGTCGGAGCCGGAGGGATCGGTTTCCTCCTCGACGAATCGGTCGCCACTCTTCACTACCAACAGACCGCCGGCATCCTGATCGGGCTGATCGTCGTCGTCGTAGCCCTCGAGTCCGTGGCCCGCTGGGCCAGAAGAAAGGTCATCTGA
- a CDS encoding cytochrome P450, whose translation MGQCPVGFTAAVQERPADTRTASERGSEWSPALDETFGSAHQDYARLRRSNPFPWSSDFGGFWSATTYEDIARVAQDDDLFITSVQNVVPHVPRSSRRPPLHFDPPEHTAYREAIDPVLRRSLLRNHEAAFRASAEELLDGMLAGDGADGVRDFAAPFVMDCFAAFLGVPSSLTRHIRDIGVRYAFAIQDMDNEVIGECSAELYRIAEQVYRDRVSAGADPRRDLVSSLHHAALSPDNHITEGTAIATIRQMIVAGMGAPQAVLGSCVVHLAQDQDLQRHLREHPEELPSAIEEFLRLHAPYRVFARTARRDTELHGRLVRAGEPIALIFPSGNRDGTAFPDPDTFVLRRPNNSHLAFGRGAHKCPAATMGRLELLIALEVLLERTEAFALAGDVVMMNWLEYGPRSVPLQLAGRTAAGKQAAS comes from the coding sequence ATGGGCCAGTGCCCCGTAGGCTTCACCGCTGCCGTGCAAGAGCGGCCGGCGGACACCCGAACAGCCAGCGAGCGCGGGTCCGAATGGTCGCCGGCTCTGGACGAAACGTTCGGCAGCGCCCACCAGGACTACGCCCGGCTGCGCCGGAGCAACCCCTTTCCCTGGAGCAGCGATTTCGGCGGATTCTGGTCCGCCACCACGTACGAGGACATTGCTCGGGTCGCCCAGGACGACGACCTGTTCATCACCTCAGTGCAGAACGTCGTGCCGCATGTGCCCCGCTCATCGCGCCGTCCCCCTTTGCATTTCGATCCGCCCGAACACACGGCGTACCGGGAGGCGATCGATCCGGTCCTCCGGCGGTCCTTGCTGCGCAATCACGAGGCCGCCTTCCGGGCGAGCGCGGAAGAGCTGCTGGACGGGATGCTCGCCGGAGACGGCGCGGACGGGGTCCGCGACTTCGCCGCTCCGTTCGTGATGGACTGCTTCGCTGCGTTCCTCGGCGTCCCTTCCTCGCTGACGCGGCACATCAGGGACATCGGTGTCCGCTACGCCTTCGCCATCCAGGACATGGACAACGAGGTGATCGGCGAGTGCAGCGCGGAGCTGTACCGGATTGCGGAGCAGGTCTATCGAGACCGTGTGTCGGCCGGCGCCGACCCGCGGCGGGACCTCGTCTCCAGCCTCCACCACGCTGCCCTTAGCCCGGACAACCACATCACCGAAGGGACCGCCATCGCCACCATCCGCCAAATGATCGTGGCAGGAATGGGCGCTCCCCAGGCAGTACTGGGCAGTTGCGTGGTGCATCTGGCCCAGGACCAGGACCTGCAGCGGCACCTTCGTGAGCATCCCGAGGAGCTTCCGTCCGCGATCGAGGAGTTCCTCCGCCTGCATGCGCCCTACCGGGTGTTTGCCCGCACCGCGCGGCGGGACACGGAGTTGCACGGACGCCTGGTGCGCGCAGGCGAGCCCATCGCGCTGATCTTCCCCTCTGGCAATCGGGACGGGACCGCCTTCCCGGATCCGGACACGTTCGTGCTGCGCAGGCCCAACAACTCCCATCTTGCTTTCGGCCGGGGCGCCCACAAATGCCCCGCGGCCACGATGGGCCGTCTGGAACTACTCATCGCGCTGGAGGTACTCCTGGAACGCACCGAAGCCTTCGCGCTGGCTGGCGACGTCGTGATGATGAACTGGCTCGAGTACGGACCACGCTCCGTCCCCCT